The Williamwhitmania taraxaci genome contains a region encoding:
- a CDS encoding carboxypeptidase-like regulatory domain-containing protein, whose translation MNKTDEAKVTTDTVICEFFEKHKAEASKLPNCTSILSSIKANDQQIFAYKAQLNAIGNIASQQKGNTHQVLVDKTLALLRRFGAYMALNPNSPLETVISFKAFEVSKAKDSKLVDYATTLLNKGREMLAQLADVGITESGLDEFSDTIDLFQANIPLPRLEESSETLINKEISRLVKENVGYRAKIDAIMEIARETNKAFYESYRSLLRISKPIPNHIALAINVEDSQTAEPISGVTIALTLQRRDSTTKPVKRKSAAKGGIRIKNLVEGTYTLTASKLGYREQTLTINVISGELTTITIKLDKA comes from the coding sequence ATGAACAAAACTGATGAGGCTAAGGTAACTACGGATACCGTTATTTGTGAGTTCTTCGAGAAGCACAAAGCAGAGGCCTCCAAGCTACCCAACTGCACCTCGATTTTAAGCTCAATCAAGGCAAACGATCAGCAGATTTTTGCCTACAAAGCTCAGCTGAATGCCATTGGAAACATCGCATCGCAGCAAAAGGGCAACACTCACCAAGTGTTGGTCGATAAAACGCTCGCACTCCTGCGCCGCTTTGGTGCATACATGGCTTTGAATCCCAACAGTCCGCTGGAGACTGTTATTTCGTTTAAGGCATTCGAAGTTAGTAAGGCCAAGGACTCAAAGCTGGTCGATTATGCAACCACCCTCTTGAATAAAGGACGTGAAATGTTGGCCCAGCTGGCCGATGTGGGTATAACCGAATCAGGGCTCGACGAATTCAGCGATACCATCGATCTGTTTCAGGCCAACATTCCGCTTCCCAGGCTCGAGGAGTCTAGCGAAACCCTAATTAATAAGGAAATTAGTCGTCTAGTTAAGGAGAACGTTGGGTATCGTGCCAAGATCGACGCCATTATGGAGATTGCTCGGGAAACCAATAAAGCGTTCTACGAAAGCTACCGCAGCTTGCTCCGGATTAGCAAGCCCATCCCAAACCATATTGCGCTTGCAATAAATGTGGAGGATAGCCAAACTGCCGAACCCATTTCGGGCGTTACCATTGCGCTTACCCTACAGCGGAGAGATTCCACCACCAAGCCCGTAAAGCGGAAATCGGCCGCAAAGGGCGGCATCCGAATTAAGAACCTCGTGGAGGGAACCTACACCCTTACCGCATCCAAGCTGGGCTACCGCGAGCAAACCCTCACCATTAATGTAATATCGGGCGAACTCACCACCATCACCATTAAGCTCGATAAAGCATAG
- a CDS encoding IS30 family transposase has product PLAHQMHTITADNGKEFAAHQVIAEKLQINFYFARPYHSWERGANENANRLVRQYFPKKTDFKTITQEQVQWVEDILNSRPRKRLGFISPLLTYNQLTQVAFVS; this is encoded by the coding sequence CCCCGTTGGCACACCAAATGCACACTATTACCGCTGATAATGGAAAGGAGTTTGCAGCACATCAGGTTATTGCCGAAAAGTTGCAAATAAATTTTTACTTTGCACGGCCATACCACAGCTGGGAGCGCGGCGCTAACGAGAATGCAAACCGCTTGGTAAGGCAGTATTTCCCGAAGAAAACGGACTTTAAAACGATAACACAAGAGCAGGTTCAGTGGGTCGAAGATATTCTTAACAGTCGGCCTAGAAAAAGGCTAGGGTTTATCTCTCCCCTCTTAACATATAATCAGTTAACCCAAGTTGCATTTGTGAGTTGA